The Desulfatiglans anilini DSM 4660 genomic sequence AAATCCGTTGTGCGCAGGCTGTTGAAAAACGTCCGGCTGCTGCGTAGTGTTCATCCCGTGTCACTGGGGCGCACGGACAGGTGCGGCCCCCATTCCATGGTAGCCCGCAGATCTTGCATCCGGCCGTTTTTCAACAGCCTGCGCTATGATTATAAAGGCCCGGTCGAAGGTGTCCGGATCGGGTCGGGCATCAGGCCATGATATAGCGGGCGACGAGATCGCCCACCTCGCTGGTGGTATAGCCCATCCGGCCGGCTTCGAGGCTCTTCAGGTCCTGGGAAAGAACCTTGCGGATGGCCTGAAAGATATCGGCGGCCGCCTTGTCTTTGCCCAGGTATTCCAGAAGCATCTGTGCGGAGCCGATCGCCGCCATGGGGTTGATCTTGTTCTGTCCCGTGTATTTGGGTGCCGATCCGCCGATCGGTTCGAACATGGCGGATTGGCCTGGGTGAATGTTGCCGCCGGCCGCGATGCCCAACCCGCCCTGAATGATGGCCCCGATGTCCGTGATGATATCTCCGAAAAGGTTCCCGGTCACGATCACGTCGAACTGCTCCGGGTTCTTGATCATCCACATGCAGAGGGCATCCACGTGCTGGTACCCTGTGCCGATGTCGGGGAAATCCTTGGCCACGTCCTGGAAGACCCTGAACCACAGATCCGATTCGAAGATGAGGACGTTGGTTTTGGCGCAGAGGGTCACGTGTTTGCCCTTGTTCCTCTTGCGGGCATACTCGAAGGCGTAGCG encodes the following:
- a CDS encoding 3-isopropylmalate dehydrogenase, giving the protein MSKHYTIGVIPGDGTGPEVVAEGLKALEAAGRKHDLTFDFKRYDLGGEAYLRDGTLLPDSVIHELRGMDAIFLGAIGHPGVKPGILEREVLLKLRFELDLYINLRPVVLHPGVDTPLMGKQPEDIDFVVVRENSEGMYAGGGGFFKKGTADEVAIQESVNTRKGVERCIRYAFEYARKRNKGKHVTLCAKTNVLIFESDLWFRVFQDVAKDFPDIGTGYQHVDALCMWMIKNPEQFDVIVTGNLFGDIITDIGAIIQGGLGIAAGGNIHPGQSAMFEPIGGSAPKYTGQNKINPMAAIGSAQMLLEYLGKDKAAADIFQAIRKVLSQDLKSLEAGRMGYTTSEVGDLVARYIMA